Proteins co-encoded in one Garra rufa chromosome 7, GarRuf1.0, whole genome shotgun sequence genomic window:
- the hyal2b gene encoding hyaluronidase-2, whose product MKNITRLFGATRPQWVSWLRLTFLMLFWTCLKAQQLKNTRWPIYSGKPLLLAWNAPTEDCRPRHEVTFQLDQFQIVASPNEGFTKQNLTIFYHDRLGLYPYFEAGGTPINGGLPQVASLTQHLERMPDGLKKYIKDVTVKGLAVIDWEEWRPLWIRNWGPKDIYRDRSRHLVTQKNPSWPQDQIAKVAQQEFELSARKFMLETLRLAKSLRPQQLWGFYLFPDCYNHNYLNKNYTGHCPDVEVKRNNELQWLWTESTALYPSIYMVKVLKDQPAGRQFVRNRVKEGMRLASVGNGSARPVFVYTRPTYLNLPVSNGNPPELLLLTEMDLVSTIGESVALGVAGVILWGDSNYASSHAACSSLNEYLRGPLGRYLLNVTTAAEQCSRNLCGFRGRCLRKRPDTDTYLHLSPSTHSFERQGNVLKVLGQMGEEELRRLRDEFQCQCYNGYVGDDCSQKDAGNRAALAWTTLLQVLLLPVLLMGFLH is encoded by the exons ATGAAAAACATCACACGTCTATTTGGGGCGACCCGACCTCAATGGGTCTCCTGGCTGCGACTCACATTTTTGATGCTCTTTTGGACCTGTTTAAAAGCCCAGCAGTTAAAAAACACTAGATGGCCGATCTATTCTGGCAAGCCTTTGCTTTTGGCGTGGAACGCCCCTACAGAAGACTGTAGACCTCGACATGAAGTCACCTTCCAGCTGGATCAATTCCAAATAGTGGCGTCGCCAAACGAGGGCTTCACCAAGCAAAATCTCACCATCTTCTATCACGACCGTTTAGGTTTGTACCCTTATTTTGAGGCGGGTGGCACTCCAATCAACGGCGGCCTACCGCAGGTCGCCAGTCTCACGCAACACCTAGAACGGATGCCGGACGGGCTCAAGAAGTACATCAAGGACGTGACGGTGAAAGGACTCGCTGTGATCGACTGGGAAGAGTGGCGGCCCCTCTGGATACGTAACTGGGGCCCTAAAGACATTTACCGCGATCGTTCGCGACATTTAGTCACTCAGAAAAACCCATCTTGGCCTCAAGATCAAATAGCCAAAGTGGCCCAGCAAGAGTTTGAGCTTTCTGCGCGCAAGTTCATGCTGGAGACGCTCCGATTGGCCAAGAGCTTACGGCCCCAGCAGCTTTGGGGTTTCTACCTCTTTCCTGATTGTTACAATCACAATTACTTAAATAAGAACTACACGGGACACTGTCCGGACGTGGAGGTGAAAAGGAACAACGAACTGCAGTGGCTGTGGACAGAGAGCACAGCTTTGTATCCTTCTATATACATGGTAAAAGTGTTGAAGGACCAGCCGGCCGGACGGCAGTTCGTACGGAATCGGGTCAAGGAGGGCATGAGATTGGCGTCTGTTGGGAACGGGTCAGCCAGGCCTGTGTTTGTCTACACGCGGCCTACTTACCTAAATCTTCCGGTTTCTAACGGCAACCCTCCTGAACTCCTGCTGCTGACCGAG ATGGATCTGGTGTCGACCATCGGGGAGAGCGTGGCGTTGGGTGTAGCGGGCGTCATCCTCTGGGGCGACTCCAACTACGCTAGCAGTCAT GCGGCTTGTTCCAGTCTTAATGAATATCTGCGCGGGCCGCTGGGTCGCTACCTGCTCAACGTGACGACGGCCGCCGAGCAGTGCAGCCGAAACCTGTGCGGATTCCGTGGCCGCTGTCTCCGCAAACGTCCTGACACGGACACGTACCTGCACCTCAGCCCGAGCACCCACAGCTTTGAGCGGCAGGGAAACGTGCTGAAGGTCTTGGGCCAGATGGGCGAAGAAGAGCTGAGGCGCTTACGGGACGAGTTCCAGTGTCAGTGCTATAACGGCTACGTCGGCGACGACTGCAGCCAGAAGGATGCCGGGAATCGAGCGGCGCTCGCCTGGACCACGTTGTTGCAGGTTCTGCTGTTACCAGTGCTCTTGATGGGATTCCTGCACTGA